One segment of Microbacterium arborescens DNA contains the following:
- a CDS encoding 3-oxoacyl-ACP synthase III, giving the protein MPGCASSAGRRQKPLATGDTAGVALHGNATTRYDDVALLSVASVLPSRVTSSDAIEERLSGVLRELKLKPGLLRRVAGVNERRNWAAGESSDDATIRAGRRALDEAGVRPDQIGLLINTSVSRKHLEPSVAVRLHHGLGLPTSAINFDVANACLGFINGMSLASGMIQSGQIDYAIIVNGEDADEIQVNTVERLNRGGLDREGFMSEFASLTLGSGAAAAVLGRASANPGGHRIVGGVTRAATQFHELCVGSVDGMFTDAKALLKGGLALVVDAWKEAQSTFSWSTVDRYVTHQVSSVHTNAIVKAVGLDRRRVPVTYPHLGNVGPASIPITLDAEKATLQHGDRVLLMGVGSGLNTSMLELAW; this is encoded by the coding sequence ATGCCCGGATGCGCCTCGAGCGCGGGTCGGAGGCAGAAGCCGCTGGCCACCGGAGACACCGCGGGAGTCGCATTGCACGGAAACGCCACCACTCGTTACGACGACGTCGCCCTCCTCTCGGTCGCGAGTGTCCTCCCCTCTCGCGTCACCTCATCCGACGCGATCGAGGAACGATTGTCGGGCGTGCTGCGTGAGCTCAAGCTCAAGCCCGGCCTGCTGCGCCGCGTCGCGGGAGTGAACGAGCGACGAAACTGGGCGGCGGGCGAGTCGTCGGACGACGCGACGATCCGGGCAGGGCGCCGGGCACTCGACGAGGCCGGCGTGCGCCCCGACCAGATCGGCCTGCTCATCAACACCTCGGTGTCGCGCAAGCACCTCGAGCCCTCCGTCGCCGTTCGCCTGCATCACGGGCTCGGGCTGCCGACCTCGGCCATCAACTTCGACGTCGCCAACGCCTGCCTCGGTTTCATCAACGGCATGAGCCTCGCCTCGGGCATGATCCAGTCGGGCCAGATCGACTACGCCATCATCGTCAACGGCGAGGATGCCGATGAGATCCAGGTGAACACCGTCGAGCGCCTCAACCGCGGCGGTCTCGACCGCGAAGGCTTCATGAGCGAGTTCGCCTCGCTGACGCTCGGTTCCGGCGCCGCTGCGGCGGTGCTGGGGCGCGCGAGCGCGAACCCCGGCGGCCATCGCATCGTCGGCGGCGTGACGCGCGCCGCGACGCAGTTCCACGAGCTGTGCGTCGGGAGCGTCGACGGGATGTTCACCGATGCCAAGGCCCTCCTCAAGGGCGGACTGGCCCTCGTGGTCGACGCGTGGAAGGAAGCACAGTCGACCTTCTCATGGTCGACGGTCGACCGCTACGTCACGCACCAGGTCTCGTCGGTGCACACCAACGCGATCGTGAAGGCCGTCGGCCTCGATCGCCGTCGCGTGCCGGTGACCTACCCCCATCTGGGCAACGTGGGGCCGGCCTCGATCCCCATCACACTCGACGCGGAGAAGGCGACGTTGCAGCACGGCGACCGGGTGCTGCTCATGGGTGTCGGCTCGGGTCTGAACACGAGCATGCTGGAGCTCGCGTGGTGA
- a CDS encoding alpha/beta fold hydrolase, with protein MVTPTVPRGLPGIESGVSTTRVVAGVGADAGAQRRWHLLDTASVLEREGISPVGTIVAVHGNPTWSYLWRALVATSLERARAGGPAWRVVAVDQLEMGYSERTTLTRGLPQRIDDLGALIDDLDIAGTLVTLGHDWGGPISLGWAVRHRDRVDAVAVLNTAVHHPAGMPLPSALRVAGARSLLATTTVKTTAFLDTTLALADPPLAPEVRAAYRAPYASSELRRGIGAFVADIPATPEHPSTPALDELAGGLVDLTVPALLLRGPRDPVFGEHHLDDLARRLPHADVHRFEGAGHMLAEERPYADILLDWLDDAGLSSADAGEAEGAVDRGASPEVEDADASDAQAFVPIWQRLADRRDDDDTAVVDLTRRVGGEPLDVSWRELAQRVDELAAGFASFGIRRGDRVSLLVQPGPTLTAVLYACLRIGAVVVVADRGLGIRGLSRAVRGTEPAFVIGERAGLAAARALGWPGRRISAPNLPAPAARALGVEASLAEIAASGARSAVPAPPSADDDAAILFTSGSTGPAKGVVYTHAQLAALRDALGAHFDVTPDIGLVTGFAPFALLGPALGTRSATPRMDVSAPRTLTATAVAEAVRASRARIVFLSPAAVANVCATAGALTADDRAALAQVRTFLSTGAPVSIDLLRRAQELMPEAEAHTPYGMTECLLVTDVTLDELERAQQSPDAGVCVGTPIGTGTVRISALDADGRATGDLSDAPHVTGEIVVSAPHLKRGYHRLWATDRDAVRDTASHPGRWHRTGDVGHLDADGRLWVEGRLPHVIVTNEGPVTPVGPEQQIEKLDDVRRAAVVGVGPRGRQVCVAVVETTPGARRPGLAPSALAERIRAASDAPVAAALVVPALPTDIRHNSKIDRSRLAAWAERVLAGEKPSAP; from the coding sequence GTGGTGACCCCCACCGTGCCGCGCGGACTCCCCGGAATCGAGAGCGGCGTGTCGACGACGCGCGTCGTCGCCGGTGTCGGAGCCGACGCCGGCGCGCAGCGCCGGTGGCACCTGCTCGACACCGCGTCGGTTCTCGAGCGCGAGGGCATCTCTCCCGTCGGGACGATCGTCGCGGTGCACGGCAATCCGACCTGGTCGTACCTGTGGCGCGCCCTCGTCGCGACCTCGTTGGAGCGCGCGCGTGCCGGGGGTCCGGCGTGGCGCGTCGTCGCGGTCGATCAGCTCGAGATGGGCTATTCCGAGCGCACGACGCTGACGCGAGGACTGCCGCAGCGCATCGACGACCTCGGCGCGCTCATCGACGACCTCGACATCGCCGGCACGCTCGTCACCCTCGGCCACGACTGGGGCGGGCCGATCTCGTTGGGGTGGGCCGTTCGTCACCGCGACCGTGTCGACGCCGTCGCCGTGCTCAACACCGCCGTCCATCACCCCGCGGGGATGCCGCTTCCTTCCGCTCTGCGAGTCGCAGGCGCCCGGTCGCTGCTGGCCACGACCACGGTCAAGACGACCGCGTTCCTCGACACGACCCTGGCGTTGGCCGATCCGCCACTCGCTCCCGAGGTTCGAGCCGCATATCGCGCGCCCTACGCGTCGAGCGAGCTGCGGCGCGGCATCGGTGCGTTCGTCGCAGACATCCCGGCGACCCCCGAACATCCGAGCACGCCGGCGCTCGATGAGCTGGCCGGTGGTCTGGTCGATCTGACGGTGCCCGCGCTGCTGCTGCGCGGACCGCGCGACCCGGTGTTCGGCGAGCACCATCTCGACGACCTCGCGCGCCGTCTGCCTCACGCCGATGTGCACCGTTTCGAAGGTGCCGGCCACATGCTCGCTGAGGAACGGCCGTACGCCGACATCCTGCTCGACTGGCTCGACGACGCCGGGCTCTCGTCCGCCGACGCGGGTGAAGCCGAGGGCGCCGTCGACCGCGGCGCGTCTCCCGAGGTCGAGGATGCCGACGCGAGCGACGCGCAGGCGTTCGTGCCGATCTGGCAGCGGCTCGCCGACAGGCGGGACGACGACGACACCGCCGTGGTCGATCTCACGCGCCGAGTCGGCGGCGAACCGCTGGATGTCAGCTGGCGTGAGCTCGCGCAGCGTGTCGACGAGCTCGCCGCGGGGTTCGCGTCGTTCGGCATCCGACGCGGTGACCGCGTCTCGCTGCTGGTGCAGCCCGGACCGACACTGACCGCCGTGCTCTACGCGTGTCTGCGCATCGGCGCTGTCGTGGTCGTCGCAGACCGCGGGCTGGGCATCCGCGGGCTCTCGCGCGCCGTCCGCGGCACCGAGCCGGCGTTCGTCATCGGCGAGCGGGCCGGCCTCGCCGCGGCGCGGGCACTCGGCTGGCCGGGCCGACGCATCTCGGCTCCGAACCTGCCGGCCCCCGCGGCGCGCGCGCTCGGCGTTGAAGCCTCGCTCGCCGAGATCGCGGCGTCCGGTGCTCGCAGCGCGGTGCCGGCGCCGCCGTCCGCAGACGATGATGCGGCGATCCTCTTCACCTCGGGTTCGACCGGACCCGCGAAGGGCGTCGTGTACACGCACGCCCAGCTCGCCGCTCTCCGCGACGCCCTCGGTGCGCACTTCGATGTGACCCCCGACATCGGACTGGTGACGGGCTTCGCCCCCTTCGCCCTGCTCGGTCCCGCGCTCGGCACGCGATCGGCGACACCGCGCATGGATGTGTCCGCACCACGTACCCTCACCGCGACGGCGGTCGCCGAAGCGGTCCGCGCCTCGCGTGCCCGCATCGTGTTCCTCTCGCCGGCGGCCGTCGCCAACGTCTGCGCGACCGCCGGTGCCCTCACTGCCGACGACCGCGCGGCACTCGCACAGGTGCGGACGTTCCTGTCGACCGGGGCGCCGGTGAGCATCGACCTCCTGCGCCGGGCGCAGGAGTTGATGCCCGAGGCGGAAGCGCATACTCCTTACGGCATGACCGAGTGCCTGCTCGTCACGGACGTCACCCTCGACGAGCTCGAGCGCGCACAGCAGTCGCCCGATGCGGGGGTGTGCGTCGGTACGCCGATCGGCACGGGAACGGTACGCATCTCCGCGCTCGACGCCGACGGTCGTGCAACCGGAGACCTTTCGGACGCGCCCCACGTCACCGGCGAGATCGTGGTTTCGGCCCCGCACCTCAAGCGCGGCTATCACCGCCTGTGGGCGACCGATCGCGACGCCGTGCGCGACACCGCCTCTCACCCCGGGCGCTGGCACCGCACCGGCGACGTCGGACACCTCGACGCCGACGGCCGGTTGTGGGTCGAGGGACGACTCCCCCACGTCATCGTCACGAACGAGGGCCCGGTCACCCCCGTCGGCCCCGAGCAGCAGATCGAGAAGCTCGACGACGTTCGCCGCGCGGCGGTCGTCGGTGTCGGACCCCGAGGCCGTCAGGTATGCGTCGCGGTCGTCGAGACCACGCCGGGCGCGCGCCGGCCCGGCCTCGCGCCATCGGCACTGGCCGAACGCATTCGCGCGGCATCCGATGCTCCCGTCGCCGCCGCCCTCGTCGTCCCGGCGCTGCCCACCGACATCCGGCACAACTCGAAGATCGACCGATCGCGTCTGGCGGCCTGGGCCGAGCGGGTGCTCGCCGGCGAGAAGCCGAGCGCACCGTGA